Proteins encoded in a region of the Panthera uncia isolate 11264 chromosome B2 unlocalized genomic scaffold, Puncia_PCG_1.0 HiC_scaffold_24, whole genome shotgun sequence genome:
- the LOC125938552 gene encoding cysteine-rich secretory protein 2-like — translation MAVFPIVLFLAAVLLPSLPTEAKDPSFTALLTTQTQIQKEIVNKHNELRKSVSPPASNMLKMEWNRETAANAQKWANKCTLEHSNAEDRKTSTKCGENLYMSSDPTSWSNAIQNWYEERNNFVYGVGPKSSSSVVGHYTQLVWYSSFHVGCGIAYCPNQESLKYYYVCQYCPA, via the exons ATGGCTGTATTCCCGATAGTGTTGTTTCTGGCTGCTGTGCTGCTTCCATCTTTACCCACAGAAGCAAAG gaTCCATCCTTTACTGCCTTGTTAACCACTCAAACTCAAATCCAAAAAGAGATTGTAAATAAACATAATGAATTAAGGAAATCAGTTTCTCCGCCTGCCAGCAACATGCTGAAGATG GAATGGAACAGAGAAACAGCAGCAAATGCCCAAAAATGGGCAAACAAGTGCACTTTAGAACACAGCAATGCAGAAGACCGAAAAACCA GTACAAAATGTGGTGAGAATCTCTATATGTCAAGTGACCCTACTTCCTGGTCAAATGCGATCCAAAACTGGTATGAGGAACGCAATAATTTTGTCTATGGTGTAGGACCTAAGAGTTCCAGTTCAGTTGTTGGACATTACACCCAg CTTGTCTGGTACTCCTCTTTCCACGTTGGATGTGGAATTGCCTATTGTCCCAATcaagaaagtttaaaatactaCTATGTTTGCCAATATTGTCCTGCGTAA